One genomic window of Pseudomonas chlororaphis subsp. piscium includes the following:
- a CDS encoding SDR family NAD(P)-dependent oxidoreductase, giving the protein MDKDIPVDAVAIIGAGCRVPGATTLEQFWSVIAGGQVTIERFTADAARREGVPEAVLSQPGFIGAGGTIENIDMFDAALFGIAPSQAAFMDPQQRVFLECVHDALEHAGHGAARGPRIGIWAGSASLDYLTDHVLGQLDRSAPNRYLQQWVGVDKDYLAAQVAYRMDFGGPAITVQTACSTSLVAVVLAVQGLLSYQCDIAVAGGASIGLPQRQGYVHEDGSILAADGACRPFTTQSSGTVFGNGAGAVILRRLEDALDDGDSILAVIRGAAINNDGAAKVGFTAPGGRGQGDVIRTALALGEVDGASIEYVETHGTGTAIGDAVELSALTSALGDRQLGGPRCAIGSVKANVGHMNAAAGVCGLIKVALAVQHAQIPPTVGAAHAIDELRGGSPYYLPTDLTPWSTPGRRAGVSSFGIGGTNAHVILEASPRRLAQVRSTVPLLLVSAREDALRELCANYAAFLEADPDLSIEDVCFTAAIGRLTRERRVAFRSEQRGQLISSLKAFADGKQDENAFFNEEQERRPEVTFAFGDTDNLGAVIDGVLVWQTRGVVPSIVCGTGAGLFAAAFAAGALSADDARNCNAQNVVAPSLLWISAFSGMAIDSVEAVHKELAQLAHSRGDGASAVAAAGATLVLEFGDNALGADVAGVASFAQESLNAIAGLWTGGIDLDLTKIYSGANRVSLPTYPFQRKRFWIDPAPRYADSGTSTFLGRRTEAPMLRSSFFDAQWSVATLPFLCDHMIYGKVIVSGAALAVMIAEGVREVSKAHEFALHDLRFPAALVIPQGMGRRVQLQLVRDDDGFDATVLTQEPFEIHATARVETTTTVSVVPSQTVQGEETPTVLLDSWLRDHSVVMGPSFSRLSDIVIGHNDAVCSMRTDAGDDGWLLHPGILDSALQLLAVAARPEGNKAFVPTRIARLTIRAHTASQLRCYAAADRGLATLFDDHGVLAEMVGLESREVSRNELLRIEPLRDGYSIEWRSQSLDRPFELPQTVVVLRDAGRVAEELADILLAEGKRPLVADSPSDISFETTDFIIDCRGADARATGPDLSLYEGALDLLGRVARNDRPCCVAIVLPVNVPSGAPLQALARVAAMETPYLRTLAVRANDARTIRRGLDFFDRETEVMVDGEGVSAPRFHRFDLPRRTEASFSGDETWLITGGLGELGLRVASWLSALGVRSLVLTGRHPPDADAQETLAAFEHEGIDVQVIQADLANDADIEALLHKIDTTMPALRGICHLAGVVEDRLMGDVTPASLKATFAGKAQGAWLLHERTLRYPLKHFILFSSAAAAFGAPGQATYAMANAYLDELAVYRRSQGMPALSIAWGPWQDIGMAARTAVTAKRRLSQLGIGQIEEECGRATFENILFADLPAHAVLLAVDWQRLVGQWPPQVPFSRFDDIVSDIPGSARTSSVNELLPLSADERRHRLFQLIAEDVSAVTGTDLATLDPERSLFEYDLDSLLITDLRLKLERRFGRPVAATVIFSNPTVAALADHMAQTVFGEAAIDALRSAADQAHLPVSASALPETSIPEHLSQEDVVEMLSAKLEELRGGSM; this is encoded by the coding sequence ATGGACAAGGATATACCTGTTGACGCCGTAGCAATCATTGGCGCTGGCTGCCGGGTTCCTGGGGCAACCACGTTGGAACAGTTCTGGTCAGTTATAGCCGGCGGTCAGGTGACGATTGAGCGCTTCACCGCAGACGCAGCACGACGCGAAGGTGTGCCCGAGGCGGTATTGTCCCAACCCGGTTTTATCGGGGCGGGAGGCACGATTGAAAATATTGATATGTTCGATGCCGCGTTGTTTGGGATTGCCCCTTCTCAAGCAGCATTTATGGACCCTCAACAACGGGTTTTTCTTGAATGCGTCCATGACGCACTAGAGCATGCTGGGCACGGTGCGGCTCGAGGCCCACGCATCGGAATCTGGGCAGGTTCTGCGAGCCTTGATTATTTGACCGACCATGTCTTGGGCCAACTGGATCGCTCAGCACCGAACCGCTACCTGCAACAATGGGTAGGCGTTGACAAGGATTACCTGGCTGCACAAGTGGCTTACCGCATGGATTTTGGCGGCCCGGCAATCACGGTACAGACCGCCTGTTCCACTTCACTGGTTGCTGTCGTACTCGCCGTCCAGGGATTGTTGAGTTACCAGTGCGACATTGCCGTGGCGGGAGGTGCCAGCATTGGGTTACCACAACGGCAGGGGTATGTGCATGAGGACGGCAGTATTCTTGCCGCAGATGGCGCATGTCGCCCCTTTACTACACAAAGTAGCGGCACCGTGTTTGGTAACGGTGCCGGTGCAGTGATCTTGCGGCGGCTGGAAGATGCGCTTGACGACGGGGATTCTATTCTGGCTGTGATTCGCGGTGCAGCCATCAATAATGACGGGGCTGCCAAAGTAGGTTTTACCGCGCCTGGAGGCCGGGGGCAGGGCGATGTAATCCGGACAGCTCTTGCGCTCGGTGAAGTTGACGGTGCCTCGATTGAGTATGTTGAGACTCATGGTACAGGGACTGCCATTGGGGATGCGGTGGAGCTTTCGGCGTTGACGAGTGCATTAGGGGACCGACAGCTTGGTGGTCCGCGTTGTGCTATTGGCTCGGTCAAGGCGAATGTTGGACATATGAATGCAGCAGCAGGCGTGTGTGGTTTGATCAAAGTCGCACTCGCCGTTCAGCATGCCCAGATTCCTCCGACCGTGGGGGCCGCGCATGCGATCGACGAGTTACGTGGAGGATCCCCCTATTACCTGCCAACTGATCTGACTCCCTGGAGTACCCCGGGTCGGCGGGCGGGAGTCAGTTCGTTCGGTATTGGCGGTACCAATGCCCACGTGATCCTGGAAGCATCACCTCGTCGTCTGGCGCAGGTACGGAGCACTGTACCGCTGCTGCTGGTTTCGGCACGTGAGGACGCTCTACGCGAGTTGTGCGCAAACTATGCGGCGTTCCTGGAGGCGGACCCAGATCTCTCTATCGAAGATGTGTGTTTTACGGCAGCCATCGGCAGGCTAACTAGGGAGCGACGTGTAGCTTTTCGCTCTGAGCAGCGTGGTCAACTGATCAGCTCGCTGAAGGCGTTTGCCGACGGTAAACAAGATGAGAATGCATTTTTTAACGAAGAGCAGGAGCGTCGGCCTGAGGTCACGTTCGCCTTTGGTGACACAGATAATCTGGGTGCGGTTATCGACGGCGTTTTAGTCTGGCAGACGCGCGGTGTTGTGCCCTCGATTGTTTGCGGTACCGGAGCCGGCCTATTTGCCGCGGCTTTCGCGGCTGGAGCCTTGAGCGCTGATGATGCGCGCAACTGTAATGCGCAAAATGTTGTGGCACCGTCACTGCTTTGGATCAGTGCATTCTCGGGCATGGCAATTGATAGCGTGGAGGCCGTGCATAAGGAGCTTGCACAACTGGCGCATAGTCGGGGGGACGGTGCCTCGGCTGTGGCGGCAGCGGGTGCGACGTTGGTGCTCGAGTTTGGCGACAACGCGCTAGGTGCTGACGTAGCCGGTGTCGCCTCATTTGCCCAGGAGTCGCTCAATGCGATTGCAGGACTCTGGACTGGCGGTATAGATCTGGACTTGACGAAAATCTACAGCGGCGCAAATCGTGTGTCGCTTCCAACCTATCCGTTCCAGCGCAAGCGTTTCTGGATCGACCCTGCGCCACGCTACGCCGATAGCGGCACTTCAACTTTTCTTGGGCGGCGCACAGAGGCGCCGATGCTGCGTTCCAGCTTTTTTGATGCCCAATGGAGCGTGGCGACCCTGCCATTTCTCTGTGATCACATGATTTACGGCAAGGTCATCGTCTCCGGTGCGGCGCTGGCGGTGATGATCGCTGAAGGGGTGCGCGAGGTGAGTAAAGCGCACGAATTCGCTCTACACGATCTACGTTTTCCTGCTGCCCTGGTGATTCCGCAGGGGATGGGGCGTCGGGTGCAACTGCAACTTGTACGTGATGATGACGGTTTTGACGCGACAGTATTGACTCAAGAACCATTTGAAATCCATGCCACGGCCAGGGTCGAAACGACCACAACTGTCAGTGTCGTGCCATCGCAGACGGTACAGGGAGAAGAAACCCCAACCGTCTTGCTGGACTCGTGGTTACGCGACCACAGCGTGGTGATGGGCCCTTCGTTCAGTCGGCTATCGGACATTGTTATAGGTCATAACGATGCCGTCTGTTCGATGCGGACCGATGCTGGCGACGACGGGTGGCTGCTCCATCCGGGGATCCTCGATTCGGCCCTGCAACTGCTGGCGGTTGCCGCCCGGCCGGAGGGGAATAAGGCGTTTGTTCCCACCCGTATTGCTCGGTTGACCATACGTGCCCATACCGCATCGCAGCTCCGTTGTTATGCTGCAGCCGATCGTGGCCTCGCTACGCTGTTTGACGACCACGGCGTTTTGGCCGAGATGGTGGGCCTGGAATCACGCGAGGTCAGTCGGAACGAACTGCTGCGTATCGAGCCGCTGCGCGATGGCTACTCCATCGAATGGCGGAGCCAGTCGCTCGACCGCCCGTTCGAATTACCACAGACCGTCGTCGTTCTTCGGGATGCGGGTAGGGTTGCCGAGGAGCTGGCGGATATCCTGCTGGCTGAGGGTAAGCGTCCCCTTGTGGCCGACAGCCCCTCCGATATCTCGTTCGAGACAACCGACTTTATTATCGATTGTCGTGGGGCAGATGCACGAGCGACGGGACCCGATCTGAGTCTGTATGAGGGCGCTTTGGACCTGCTCGGCAGAGTCGCGAGAAATGACCGCCCGTGCTGTGTAGCAATCGTCCTGCCAGTGAATGTACCCAGTGGGGCGCCGCTCCAGGCGCTTGCTCGGGTGGCGGCTATGGAAACCCCTTATCTTCGGACATTGGCGGTACGCGCCAACGATGCGCGAACCATTCGTCGTGGTCTCGACTTTTTTGATCGAGAAACAGAAGTCATGGTCGATGGGGAGGGCGTTTCGGCGCCGCGTTTTCATAGGTTTGATCTTCCACGGCGCACTGAAGCCAGTTTTTCGGGGGATGAAACGTGGCTCATTACCGGTGGCCTTGGTGAACTGGGGTTGCGTGTTGCGAGCTGGCTCAGCGCGCTCGGGGTTCGGTCGCTGGTGCTCACTGGCCGTCACCCACCTGATGCTGATGCTCAGGAAACACTGGCTGCATTTGAGCATGAAGGTATCGACGTTCAAGTGATTCAGGCTGACTTGGCAAACGACGCAGACATTGAGGCGCTGTTGCACAAGATAGATACGACGATGCCGGCTTTGCGCGGAATTTGTCATTTGGCAGGCGTGGTCGAGGACCGGCTCATGGGCGATGTCACACCCGCATCGCTGAAAGCGACCTTTGCCGGTAAAGCTCAGGGGGCATGGTTGCTGCACGAGCGGACACTGCGCTATCCACTCAAACACTTCATTCTATTCTCATCTGCCGCTGCGGCGTTTGGTGCACCAGGGCAGGCGACTTACGCGATGGCTAACGCCTACCTGGATGAGCTTGCGGTCTATCGTCGGTCACAGGGGATGCCGGCGCTGTCGATCGCATGGGGCCCATGGCAAGACATTGGTATGGCTGCTCGTACTGCTGTCACCGCGAAACGCCGATTGAGCCAGTTGGGGATCGGCCAGATAGAGGAGGAGTGCGGTCGTGCGACGTTCGAGAACATCCTATTCGCCGATCTGCCAGCGCATGCCGTCCTGCTTGCGGTAGATTGGCAACGTCTGGTCGGACAGTGGCCTCCCCAGGTTCCATTCAGCCGCTTTGACGACATTGTCAGCGACATTCCCGGCTCTGCGAGAACGTCCTCGGTCAATGAGCTGCTCCCACTGTCTGCCGATGAACGACGGCATCGGCTGTTCCAGCTCATCGCCGAGGATGTGTCGGCCGTCACGGGGACAGACCTGGCGACGCTCGATCCCGAACGTTCGTTGTTTGAGTACGATCTCGACTCGTTGCTCATTACGGACCTGCGTTTAAAGCTCGAAAGGCGATTCGGACGTCCGGTTGCAGCGACTGTTATTTTCTCTAATCCCACGGTAGCTGCGCTGGCTGACCATATGGCGCAGACGGTCTTTGGCGAGGCGGCCATTGACGCACTGCGTAGTGCAGCCGATCAGGCTCATCTGCCCGTGTCTGCGTCCGCTTTGCCTGAGACTTCAATACCTGAACATCTCTCACAGGAAGATGTGGTCGAAATGCTTTCGGCGAAGCTCGAAGAGCTGCGCGGAGGGAGCATGTGA
- a CDS encoding LysR family transcriptional regulator, which produces MSRKFDIAVLKTFHAVARFGRFKEAARYVNRSASAVTVQIRKLEEQVGYRLFHRNNNVVELTPFGRRLLGYTTDFLVAHDRLITSLSPQFLLPKLRLGVPDTYVAKLMSDLLPAFTLNNPMLELEVEARSSGELFDLFSQQMLDITLLVASQCPQNGEFLCTTSPRWIASRTFKYDPDQPLPISVHLHGCPYREATIRALKTAGIKFRIFLESSSPTAVEASVMSGLAIGVMEDGLIGKQVAKSVQGIELPDLAEHSICLLTSTANPAAVCLRKAIYEHFTKIGFCLA; this is translated from the coding sequence ATGAGTCGGAAATTTGATATAGCAGTGCTGAAGACCTTTCATGCTGTGGCGCGCTTCGGCAGGTTCAAGGAAGCAGCTAGGTATGTTAATCGCAGCGCTTCAGCTGTTACCGTTCAGATTCGCAAGCTTGAAGAGCAGGTTGGGTACCGGCTATTTCATCGCAACAATAATGTCGTTGAGCTGACTCCGTTTGGGCGCAGATTACTCGGGTATACGACCGATTTTTTGGTTGCCCATGACAGACTAATAACATCCTTGTCTCCACAGTTTCTTCTGCCGAAATTGAGACTGGGTGTGCCAGATACCTACGTGGCAAAACTTATGAGTGATTTGCTTCCAGCTTTCACTCTAAATAATCCTATGTTGGAATTGGAGGTCGAAGCTCGCTCAAGTGGAGAGTTGTTTGATCTCTTCTCGCAGCAGATGCTTGATATCACCCTGTTGGTTGCTTCTCAATGTCCGCAAAATGGGGAGTTTCTCTGCACAACATCACCCCGCTGGATCGCTTCGAGAACATTCAAATACGACCCAGACCAGCCACTACCTATTTCTGTCCATCTTCATGGTTGTCCATACCGTGAGGCGACGATTCGAGCACTCAAGACGGCAGGAATAAAGTTTCGAATATTTTTGGAAAGCTCTAGTCCTACTGCCGTTGAGGCTTCGGTTATGAGCGGGTTGGCCATCGGGGTTATGGAGGATGGTTTAATCGGCAAACAGGTCGCCAAGAGTGTTCAAGGGATTGAGTTGCCCGATTTAGCTGAACATTCCATCTGTTTATTAACGAGTACTGCGAACCCGGCAGCGGTGTGCTTACGCAAGGCTATTTATGAGCATTTTACCAAAATAGGCTTTTGCTTGGCATAG
- a CDS encoding non-ribosomal peptide synthetase, which translates to MSIPCSEQPRVLPRLSLAEQLMSRADTFPDLLAFASLDQSKGISLTNADLCERAAAIAYRLAQRTSPGDRVLLAYDNPLEFIPAFFGCCFSGTIAVPVAPRTNGETVAAIVQDCGGTLALTAQGREGPPGIDWLQTDNNDRRSPFMRLAADNNPALLQYTSGSTRTPRGVAVTQASLRTTIEDLDRAALHDAQSVMVSWLPYFHDMGLVYGILTPLYCGFTAYLMPPESFIAQPLSWLRAMASVRGTHTAAPNFAYALCADRAADLAPGTDLSSMRFALNGAEPVRCDSVRRFVTAFAPFGMPASVVIPGYGLAEATLKVASGRCGEGTRSRCFEPAALAAGRVVPCHQGIELASCGTSSVGTSIVIVDPATLVPCKPDVVGEIWVAGQSVADGYWSRESETREIFQACLATGGGPWLRTGDLGFLQQDELFVVGRLKDLIIVGGRNIYCHDLEDSVSECHPDIRKGRVFAVAIEGEDGEAVLIGAEVRSSCKEGDTRDILSRIRTELKVRHDIGALRIVLLRRGSILRTSSGKTRRAATRDALFRGELQVVADSHRQSVEADDDILLEIARFVPGAVGERTSRLIDAGLDSLSAARLAAAIYSRYGVRLKFETLYTASADSLCRDIANAQSAAVAEPLASHAIDCAQPFELSEMQQAYWIGQQSGVPLGSVQPHIRVDFEVDHSQVSSLSLRLAALVTAHPALRMSVQEDGCAVIDPRGYAPVIAHRDLRGLGQQAISAGLSAAREELAQDNRHPLSVCFTRLTDAKTVLHLRLGLLAGDLRSLLLLVRELVDGPSLVSGFRRVGTATSCVPFECREAWLKKVESIAPAPDLPQAMAATDIDAPRFVMCRQELSEELTTALALNAQALGVTLSSICMAAFVDVLRLWSASPALTINVTCSTRSGQAEQAIGDFTSSTLLSLREPHDSFADFAQAIQQQIWRDLDEPWSTGVSMLRELSRRNGAPVLMPIVVTSLLSGDQADDLSVLDSIGPMVDVSNPTPQVSLHNILARRDGRLLMMWEYVEQLFPAGLIETMFASFVEVLTTIATRPSAVEYPVLAKIPVSQQARHLKANSTSCDRSPRRLATPFITHATESPDAIAVVFGDLLTTYGDLRQDAEDIAARLQRKGVRRGDVIAAIVEPGPRAVAALIGIGIAGAVYLPIEPSWPLTRIEELLYESKAGYAVLTHSMNLSIPTLQLDQQPGRLRPEPVDGDSSDVAYVIFTSGSTGRPKGVVITHEAAANTIDDINERFSVGPRDRALCVSSLAFDLSVYDIFGLLAVGGAVVFPERSRDPDAIAQALTTAGVTIWNSVPAVLELLLDVAAPHSSSLRLVLLSGDWIAPALTARIRQVFTGAQPISLGGATEVSIWSVIHPIVPSDAVLLSIPYGTPLSNQQCFVRAPDGRERPDGVAGELLLGGRGLALAYCGNDAETNRRFFTDKDGNRLYRTGDLARWMSTGELELLGRMDNQVKVQGYRIELGEIEAVAMKAGGISRAVASVVRRSGATVIQLHVLASQEVPGEVVTSVRAALALHLPTYMQPHHVGVLDVLPLTANGKVDRSRLPAPPEPKPVRPVRGDVLLETMMMQAYVEVVGIGIDPQQRFFDAGATSLHIVRLRALLESRGIAVPSLADFFSLATIRSVATSSLATSTGANSNQNDIAYIRAYKQRVRARRGEL; encoded by the coding sequence ATGAGCATTCCTTGCAGCGAACAACCTCGTGTTCTGCCTCGTCTTTCCCTGGCAGAGCAATTAATGTCGCGTGCTGATACCTTCCCAGATCTGCTGGCTTTTGCTTCGCTGGATCAATCGAAGGGCATATCGCTGACAAATGCGGACCTTTGCGAGCGTGCAGCGGCTATTGCTTATCGTCTGGCGCAAAGAACCTCACCCGGTGACCGGGTATTGCTGGCTTATGACAATCCCCTTGAGTTTATTCCGGCATTTTTTGGTTGTTGTTTCTCCGGCACGATTGCCGTACCCGTTGCTCCTCGAACCAATGGCGAAACTGTAGCGGCCATTGTTCAAGATTGTGGCGGGACACTTGCGTTAACTGCTCAAGGACGTGAGGGACCTCCGGGGATTGACTGGCTGCAAACGGACAACAATGATCGGCGCTCTCCTTTTATGCGCCTGGCGGCCGACAATAATCCAGCGCTGCTCCAGTACACCTCGGGCTCCACACGAACACCGCGAGGCGTTGCTGTAACTCAGGCGAGCCTACGGACGACGATCGAAGATCTCGATCGCGCAGCTCTGCACGATGCCCAGAGTGTGATGGTGAGCTGGCTGCCGTACTTTCATGATATGGGCTTGGTGTACGGTATTCTTACGCCCTTGTATTGCGGTTTCACCGCTTACTTGATGCCTCCGGAGAGTTTCATTGCGCAGCCGTTGTCATGGTTGCGAGCGATGGCATCGGTGCGTGGTACTCATACGGCAGCGCCCAATTTTGCCTACGCCTTGTGTGCAGATCGGGCGGCTGATCTGGCACCTGGAACCGACCTTTCTTCAATGCGATTTGCGCTCAATGGCGCAGAGCCGGTTCGGTGCGACAGCGTGCGCCGATTCGTAACAGCTTTTGCTCCCTTTGGAATGCCTGCTTCCGTGGTCATACCTGGGTATGGGTTGGCGGAGGCGACCTTGAAAGTGGCATCGGGACGTTGCGGCGAAGGCACACGCAGTCGCTGTTTCGAGCCCGCCGCGCTGGCCGCTGGACGGGTTGTTCCCTGTCACCAGGGCATTGAGCTGGCGTCATGCGGTACCAGCTCGGTAGGAACAAGCATTGTGATTGTCGATCCCGCCACGCTTGTTCCTTGCAAACCTGATGTGGTTGGCGAAATTTGGGTTGCTGGGCAAAGTGTTGCAGATGGCTATTGGTCCCGTGAGAGCGAAACACGGGAAATATTCCAAGCTTGCCTGGCTACCGGAGGAGGGCCATGGCTTCGTACGGGCGATCTTGGTTTTCTTCAGCAAGACGAGCTCTTTGTCGTGGGGCGACTGAAGGATCTGATCATTGTCGGCGGCCGTAATATCTACTGCCACGACCTTGAGGATTCGGTCTCGGAGTGCCACCCCGATATTCGTAAAGGCCGCGTATTTGCAGTAGCCATAGAAGGGGAGGACGGTGAAGCGGTTCTCATCGGTGCAGAGGTGCGTAGCAGCTGTAAAGAGGGTGATACACGAGACATCCTCTCGCGTATTCGCACGGAGCTGAAGGTCAGGCATGACATAGGCGCGCTACGTATCGTTCTGCTTCGGCGGGGGAGTATCCTGCGCACATCAAGTGGTAAAACCCGTCGTGCTGCAACACGTGATGCCCTGTTTCGCGGTGAGTTGCAGGTCGTTGCTGACTCCCATCGTCAATCCGTCGAAGCTGACGACGATATCCTTCTAGAGATTGCTCGCTTCGTGCCGGGCGCTGTGGGCGAGCGCACCAGCAGGCTTATTGATGCTGGGCTCGACTCGCTTTCAGCTGCTCGGCTAGCCGCGGCGATTTACTCGCGTTACGGTGTAAGGCTCAAGTTCGAGACGTTGTATACGGCATCGGCCGATAGTCTGTGCAGGGACATTGCCAATGCGCAAAGTGCTGCAGTCGCAGAGCCTTTGGCTTCGCACGCTATAGATTGCGCGCAGCCGTTTGAGTTGTCCGAAATGCAGCAAGCCTATTGGATCGGCCAACAGAGTGGTGTTCCCCTCGGCAGTGTTCAACCACACATTCGTGTTGATTTTGAAGTTGATCACTCCCAGGTCTCCTCTCTGAGCCTGAGGTTGGCTGCGCTGGTGACAGCCCATCCGGCTTTGCGGATGTCCGTGCAAGAGGATGGCTGTGCGGTCATCGATCCGCGCGGGTACGCCCCCGTCATTGCTCATCGAGACTTGCGGGGTCTCGGACAGCAAGCCATAAGCGCCGGATTGAGCGCGGCGCGCGAGGAGCTCGCCCAGGACAATCGTCATCCTCTGAGCGTCTGTTTCACGCGCCTTACGGATGCCAAGACGGTGTTGCATTTGCGTCTGGGGTTGCTTGCTGGCGACCTGCGGAGCTTGTTGCTCCTTGTTCGGGAGTTGGTTGACGGTCCTTCCTTGGTATCGGGTTTCAGGAGGGTGGGGACGGCTACCTCCTGCGTGCCGTTTGAATGTCGCGAAGCCTGGCTGAAGAAGGTGGAGTCAATCGCGCCTGCGCCTGATTTACCGCAGGCGATGGCTGCCACGGATATTGATGCCCCTCGCTTTGTAATGTGCCGACAGGAGCTGTCGGAAGAGCTGACAACAGCCTTGGCATTGAATGCACAGGCGCTTGGGGTCACGCTCTCGTCAATCTGTATGGCTGCCTTTGTTGACGTCTTGCGTTTATGGTCTGCATCGCCAGCTCTCACCATCAATGTGACTTGCAGTACACGATCAGGACAGGCCGAGCAGGCCATTGGCGACTTCACGAGCAGTACCCTGTTGTCTTTGCGCGAACCCCATGACTCCTTCGCCGACTTTGCCCAGGCGATCCAGCAACAGATATGGCGTGACCTGGACGAGCCCTGGTCCACAGGTGTTTCGATGCTCCGTGAACTCAGTCGCCGCAATGGTGCGCCGGTTCTGATGCCTATAGTCGTGACCAGTCTTCTGTCGGGCGATCAGGCTGACGACCTTTCGGTTCTTGACTCGATCGGGCCTATGGTCGACGTCTCCAATCCGACCCCGCAAGTATCGCTGCACAACATCCTGGCGCGACGCGATGGACGTTTGCTGATGATGTGGGAGTATGTGGAGCAGTTATTCCCTGCCGGGTTGATCGAGACGATGTTTGCATCGTTTGTGGAGGTGCTCACGACGATCGCCACCAGGCCCTCTGCGGTCGAATATCCGGTACTCGCCAAGATTCCAGTCAGTCAGCAAGCACGGCACCTGAAGGCGAATTCGACGAGCTGCGACAGGTCCCCGCGTCGATTGGCTACGCCGTTTATAACCCACGCAACTGAAAGCCCGGACGCGATCGCGGTAGTCTTCGGTGATCTACTCACCACCTACGGTGACTTGCGGCAAGATGCCGAGGACATTGCGGCCAGGTTGCAACGCAAAGGCGTCAGGCGCGGGGATGTGATTGCAGCCATTGTCGAACCTGGTCCAAGGGCTGTGGCAGCATTGATTGGGATCGGCATCGCTGGAGCGGTCTATCTCCCCATTGAGCCGTCCTGGCCGCTGACGAGAATTGAAGAGCTCCTGTACGAATCCAAGGCCGGGTATGCGGTGCTGACACACAGCATGAACCTGTCGATACCGACGCTGCAGCTTGATCAGCAACCGGGTCGGCTCCGGCCTGAACCGGTGGATGGGGACTCGAGCGATGTCGCGTATGTGATTTTCACCTCGGGCTCGACGGGGCGTCCCAAAGGTGTGGTTATCACCCATGAGGCTGCGGCGAACACCATAGATGATATCAACGAGCGCTTCTCGGTCGGCCCGAGGGATCGAGCACTGTGCGTCTCATCACTGGCGTTTGACCTTTCCGTCTACGATATTTTCGGATTGCTCGCGGTAGGTGGTGCCGTAGTGTTTCCCGAGCGATCCCGCGATCCGGACGCAATTGCGCAAGCATTGACGACTGCTGGAGTAACGATTTGGAACTCGGTACCTGCAGTCCTTGAGCTCTTGCTTGATGTCGCTGCGCCTCATTCGTCCAGTTTGCGACTCGTCTTGCTCAGTGGCGATTGGATTGCACCAGCTCTTACGGCACGTATCCGTCAGGTGTTTACGGGAGCCCAGCCCATCAGCCTTGGTGGCGCAACAGAGGTCTCAATCTGGTCAGTCATTCACCCCATCGTTCCTAGCGACGCGGTACTGCTCTCAATTCCATACGGGACACCGCTCTCAAATCAACAATGTTTTGTGCGTGCCCCTGACGGACGTGAGCGCCCTGACGGCGTGGCCGGGGAATTGCTACTGGGTGGAAGAGGCTTGGCCCTGGCTTATTGCGGTAACGATGCAGAAACCAACCGGCGCTTTTTCACCGATAAGGATGGCAATCGCCTCTATCGGACTGGTGATCTCGCACGATGGATGTCGACTGGCGAACTTGAACTGCTTGGGCGTATGGACAATCAAGTCAAGGTTCAGGGTTATCGCATCGAACTGGGTGAGATTGAAGCTGTCGCGATGAAGGCAGGTGGTATTTCACGGGCTGTGGCCTCGGTCGTTCGACGCAGCGGGGCGACGGTAATCCAGCTCCATGTGCTTGCGTCGCAGGAAGTGCCCGGCGAGGTAGTGACCTCAGTGCGTGCTGCTCTTGCTCTCCATCTACCAACCTATATGCAACCGCACCATGTGGGGGTACTCGACGTTCTGCCCTTGACCGCGAACGGTAAGGTGGACCGCTCACGGCTGCCCGCGCCACCTGAGCCGAAGCCGGTACGGCCGGTGCGTGGCGATGTTTTGCTCGAAACGATGATGATGCAGGCCTATGTCGAAGTGGTGGGTATTGGCATTGACCCTCAACAGCGATTCTTCGATGCGGGGGCGACTTCACTGCACATTGTGCGTTTGCGCGCACTGCTGGAGTCTCGTGGGATAGCGGTTCCGTCGCTGGCTGATTTCTTCTCGCTTGCGACTATTCGATCAGTTGCCACTTCCTCCTTAGCGACGAGTACCGGTGCCAACTCCAATCAGAACGATATTGCTTACATACGCGCTTACAAGCAACGCGTGCGGGCGCGCAGGGGAGAGTTGTAA